AATGGATCTGCGTGCCAACCGGCCGGAAGAGGCGCAAAAACGTTTCGAAGCCGTGCTCGCGAAGGACCCGAAGAACGCGCAGGCGATGCTGGCCCTCGCCGAACTGCGCGCCCGCGGCGGGGCGAAAACTTCCGACCTGGTGGAACTGATCAAGCGGGCGATCGACGCAGCACCAGCCGAACCCGCGCCACGCCTGGCGCTGATCGGCGCCTATCTGCGCGAACAGGACAAAGACAAGGCGCTCGCTGCCGTCCAGGAAGCGCTCGCCGCGATCCCCGATCGCCCCGAGCTGCTCGACGCCGCCGGCCGTGTCTATCAGATGAACGGCGACAACCAGCAGGCGCTGACCATTTACAGCAAGCTTGCGAACCTGATGCCGACCTCACCGCAGCCTTATCTGCGCATGGCCGAAATCCAGCTTGCGGCCAAGAACCGCGAGGGCGCACGCAGCAGCCTGACGAAAGGACTGTCGGCGCTACCGGATTCGTTGGCGCTGCAGCGCGCGCTGATCCAACTCGACCTCGAAGAAGGCAAGCTCGAAGCAGCGCTCGCCCGGGCACGGGAAATCCAGAAGGCCCAGCCGCAACAAAGCGTCGGCTATCTGTTCGAAGGCGACGCACATGCGGCGAACAAAGCCTGGGCGCAGGCGGCCAATGCCTATCGTGCCGGCCTGAAGGCCGCCCCAGCGACGGAACTCGCGCAACGGCTCCATGCCGTTTTGCTGGCCGACGGCAAGACCGTCGAAGCGAGGGCGCATGCCGATGCCTGGCTCAAACAGCATCCGAAGGACCATGCCTTCCGGCTCTATCTCGCCGAACAGGCAAACCGAAACAAAGACTTCGCGACCGCCGCGGCGCACTACCGCAACCTGCTGGCCAATCAGCCGAACAACCCGGCGTTGCTCAACAACCTCGCCTGGACGCTCGGCCAGATGAAAGATCCCCAAGCCCTGTCACTAGCCGAGCGCGCGAACAGCCTCGCCCCGAACCAGCCGGCGATCATGGATACGCTTGGCATGCTGCTCGTCGAGCGCGGCGAGGGCAAGCGCGGTGTCGAACTGTTGGCCAAGGCCGTCGAGCTGCAACCGCAGGCCGCCCTAATCCGGCTCAACTATGCGAAAGCCCTGATCAAGACCGGCGACAAGAACACCGCGCGGCGCGAGCTCGAAGAACTGTCCAAGCTCGGCGAGCGCTTCCCGGCGCAAGCAGAAGTCGCGGCACTATTGAAGAGTCTGTGACGATGCGGTCTTTCGCCTTTCTTCGCTTCTGGCCGGTTGCCGCAATGGCGCTGGGTGCCGTCTTCCCAGCGCCGACTCTCGCCGCCGGGCCCGAGGCGGAACACTGGCGCCAGCTGCGCGAGGAAGCCCGCGCCTACGAGCATGGCGAAGGTGTGGCCAAAGACCCTATGAAAGCCTATACGCTGTATTGCGCGGCGGCAAAAGCCGGCGATCCAGAGGCGCGTTACAGCCTCGGCTGGATGATCGCCAATGGCCGCGGCGTGCCGCGCGACGATGCCCTTGCCGCCTATTTCTTCGCGCTCGCCGCCGAACAGGGACACGAGCCTTCCCGGCGGATGTTGCGTTTCGTCGGCACGCCGACCGATCAAATACCGGAATGCCTGCGCGACCCTCCAGCCGCCGCCGAGCAGGACGATGACATCGAGTTCGCCAGCGAACAGCAGCGTCAGTTCGCCGAGCTGGTGAAGCGTCTCGCTCCCGAATACGGCATCGAACCGCGCCTGGCGCTGGCGATCGCGCGCACCGAATCCAATTTCAACCCGCGCGCCGTCTCGCCGAAGAACGCCCAGGGCCTGATGCAGCTGATCCCCGAAACCGCCGCGCGTTTCAACGTCAAGAAGCCCTTCGATCCGGAGCAGAACGTGCGCGGCGGCCTTGCTTACCTGCGCTGGCTGCTGGCCTATTTTCGCGGTGACGTCGCACTCGCCGCCGCGGCCTACAACGCCGGTGAAGGGGCCGTCAATCGCCATCTCGGCATCCCGCCTTTTGCCGAAACACGCGAGTATGTGAAGCGCATCCTGGAATTCTTCCGCCGTCAGGAGCACCCATACGACGCCTCCGTCACGGACCCCTCTCCCGAGCTGCCGAAGATCCTGCGCCGCCTGTCCAGAGTCCGATCATGAAGCCGCGGCTTCCCGGGCAGCTGCTCTTTGCGCTGCTTTGCTGCCTGATGCTCGCGCTGCCGGCGCGTGCCGGGCTGCCCGACACGATCGAACGCATCAAACCTTCGCTGGTCGTCATCGGCCTCTTCAACAAACTGAAAAGTCCCGCGTTCCAAATGCGCGGCACCGGCTTCGCCGTTGGTGATGGCCGGCTGATCGCCACCAATGCCCATGTCGTGCCGGAAATCACCGCTAGCGATACCGGTGAGGATCAGCTCGCGGTTCTCGCCAGGTTCGGCAGCGAACGCCGCGTGATTCCGGCGCGCCTGGTGGCGCGCGATGCCGACCACGACCTGGCGCTGCTGCGCTTCGACGGCCCGCCACTAACCACCGTGACGCTCGGTGACTCCGATGCCGTACGTGAAGGCCAGGCCATCGCCTTCAGCGGCTTCCCGATCGGCAGCGTGCTCGGCTTCTCACCGGTGACCCATCGCGGCATCGTCTCGTCGATCACGCCGATCAGCGTGCCTGGCAATAATGCCCACCAGCTCAAGGCCCAGTCGATCCGCAGTCTGCGCAGCGGATCGTTTCCGATCTTCCAGCTCGACGCCACCGCCTACCCCGGCAACAGCGGCGGCCCGCTGTTCGATGCCGACAGCGGTGAAGTGGTCGGCATCATCAACATGGTGTTCATCAAGACGACGAAAGAATCCATCTTGGAAAAACCGTCGGGGATCAGTTATGCGATTCCGGCCAAGCATCTCGCCGAGTTGCTGAGGAATAGCGAAACCAGGCGCTAGCTCACCGTTTCGGATTCTTGCCGCAAGGCTCGCCAAGACTTGCGCAGCAAATGCGGCAGCAATAACCTGAGTGGCATGCGTAGCCAATGGCCGCGCAAATAGAGCGTCTGTTTGGCCAGAGCAAAGCCGCGACTACGCACACTGGGGTGGATTCCTTGTAATAGCGGAGCGTAGAGGGCATGCATGGCACGTAGAACCGGCAGCGACGGGCATGCATCGGCCAAGTCGCGTTCGGCTTTTTCCAGTCCTTCGAGCTGGAAGACACGGCGCAGGAAATGCACTGCGAGAAACAGAGGCCGTTCAAGGCCAATGATCTGTGCGCGCGCAACCAGCCGCGTGACGAAATCCGCGCTCTCGGCCTGGCGCGATTTCAACAGCTCGACCAGATCATAAAGATTGCGCAGCGCGGCATCCGCTTCCCCTTCGGCGAACAAATGCACCGCCGCATGGAGGAATTGATCCTCATCCGACAACACCAGCACACCCGCCAAAGCGCCTGCTGGCCGCGTAGCGGCAAAGACGGCCGTCGTATCGGCACGATAGCGCGCAGTGAGCGGTGTCAGAGCATGATGTAGGTCCAGCGTCGTACCGCGATGAATCTGGCGTAACGGCGGCACCTCGTGCATCCACTGTCGATAATAGCGTTGGTCATAGGCATCGCTGGTCGTCGTCAGCCAGCCATATGTCATCAACTGTGTTTCGACCTCGCCGAGTCGCGCGCGTGGCACCATTACATCGATGTCGCCGAAATGACGGTGATGCGCCAGCGGCAGGCCATCGGCGACATAGGCGGCACCTTTGAGTAGAATCGGCATGACGCCGATCGGTTCGAGCGCCAGGGCGATCTGCCGGCATTCCCAGAGCACCGTTTCATTGCGATGGGCGATGGTCTGTCTTGCGGCGGAAAAGATCGGCTGGGCGAGCGAAGGAATCTCGATTGAGATCGGGCTTTCCTGCAATCGCACGGCGAGTGCCGCAACCAGATTGGCCGTGCGTGCCTGGCGAATCGCCAGTCCCCAGTCGGCTGCCGACCAACACCGCGCTGCCTCGGGCTCGATGAGTGCCTTGAGCAGCAGGTTATGCTCAAACACCCCTTTCGCTCCCTTCCACAATCTCGGCAAAGCCGGCAATTGCCTCGTCGAGGCTGCCATACTCGAGACTGTAGCAATCGCATTGGCCAACCATATCGGCCAAGGCTGCAAAGCCCGGCCTCCCCAGAACGGGCAGATTGAAAGCATTCTTGGCCAGCTCGATCGCGGCCTCTGGACGGCCAAGCGGCACCAGCGACCAAGACACCCCCGCAACGAAGCGCGGAAAGACCAACCAGCGCGGAACCGCCTTTTCCCGGTTGCCCATCATGCTATGCGCCGTCGGACGCAAATGTGCTACGGTACCCTTGACCGTATCCTGCACCGCAGGTGTGAATATCGCTTCGGGGAAATGTCCGCCGATGATCCCGATCGAAGCATTCTTCAGGCTCACCGGTCGTACGAAGGGTTCGAGTCGGCCGGCATGCGGATCGAGCAGGGCGAGTTCGTCGGACAGCAGCCGCCAGCCAGAAAGCATCAGTGCCGCCGCAAGCGTACTTTTCCCGGAACCGGGAGGAGCAGGCAGGATCAGGGCTTGTTCACCCTGCGCCAATACCGCGCTGTGACACATCAGATACTGTTGGGCGCTGGTCGTCACGCACCAGTTCATCGCCCACTCGAGCAAAGGGAAAACTTGGCCACGCGGCAGAGGCGCAAATGGACGGGCACCATCGAATTCGAGTTCGATCAAGGGCTTGAACCAGCGGCGCAGGCCAGTCGCCGGTTTGACCCTCAAGTCGAAGTGAATGAATGCAGGCTCGTCGAGGATCTCGTAACCGCCATAAGCGAGGCGTAGCGCCGGCAATAGCTCGCCTACCTGGGCGCGCAACCTGAACACGAATGGCGGAGCGGAAAAAACGAGGCCGCAGCTGGCCAGAAGCTGCTGCAGTGTTTCGAGGCTCAGGTCATCGAGGCGTTTTCGCTCGGACAACAGCGCACCACTCCCGCTTTGTAAAGGCTGTCGACGATCCCGCGCACTGCTGTGCTGCTCAAGCCGAGTTCAGGAAAGGCTTCGATGGTGTCGGCAGACAACGTCGCGAGGTCGAGAGGCTGAGCATCCAATCGCTGCAGCAGATGGGCCGCGACTCGGTCTACCGCGAGCAGTTCTCCCGAAAAGCAATGATAAACGACACCGCCTTCTTCGGGGAAAAGCCGCAAACACCACCCTTCCGCTAGCCGATAGAAGAGGGAGTCAGAAACCTCAACGCCGAGATTGGAGCATTCCGCAGCCAACTGATGCTACGCAAATGCTACGGCCATGGGCTATTGCCGACCAGCACGTCGAGGAAAGCGCGCACCGTCTGCTCAGACCATGCCGTGCCATTGACACTGTAGGGTTGGCCGCAAAAGACCAATCCCCACATCTTTTGAATGTCAGCAGTGGTGAACTGCCCTTGAGCGTAACCGGCTGCCGCATCCAGATAGGCGGAGATCAGATCGGCCGCCAAGGCCCGATCACCCCCTCCTCCCTGCATGTTGAGGATATCGATCAGTTTCGTATCTGAAGTAATCCCGAGCGCAGTTAGTCTGCTACCAATACAAAAGCCCGCTTGCCCCACCGTCGTCTGTTGGGAAATCGGCCAAGCCTTATTTTTCCAGTAGCCGTGGGAATGGCAGGTCGGCAACTGCTGGGGCCGATGGCTGGTAGCCGGATTGAGAGTGATCGACGTAAAGGAAGACGGGCTCGCACATACACCGCTCGCCAGAGCGCTACCGCTCTTCAGCGAGGCCAGAACACCGCCTGTGATTCCGGTGGCGAGAAAACGGCGCCGCCCCGCTAACCTCGGGAGGGAACCTGTCTCATTTCTCCGGACCTTTTCATCGTTCATTTTTTTCTTGCGCCCAAAACAAACACTTCACGGTAAATTTGAGCAATTCTCGTGCCAGAGTTATATCCATTTGATTCAAAATGAGCTTCCATAAACGACCTGGAACAGGGCAATTGAAGTGTCAATGTTTCCGACAGTCATTCGACTCATTGCGCACCCTTTCCTCCGACTACCACTCCCACGGTCTCGAACAAGATCACCAGATCGAGCAGCAAGGAATGATTCTTTACGTAATATAGATCATATTGCAATTTCTGCGCCGCATCGTCGACGCTGGCACCATACTGATAGCGCACCTGCGCCCAGCCGGTCACACCTGGCTTGACGCTGTGACGCACCGCATAAAACGGAATTTCCTTGGTCAGCTGATCGACGAAATAGGCCCGTTCCGGCCGCGGGCCGACCATGCTCATATCGCCCTTCAACACCGAAAACAGTTGCGGCAGCTCGTCGATGCGCAGCTTGCGGATGATGCGTCCGACTTTCGTCACCCGTGTATCGTTTTTCGACGCCCAACGTGGCGTGCCGTCCTTTTCCGCGTCTTTCTTCATGCTGCGGAACTTGATCACATTGAACAGGCGACCGCTCAGGCCTACCCGCTCTTGGCGATAGAGGATCGGAAAACCATCCTCGATCATGATCGCCAACGCGGTCAGTAGCATCAGTGGCGAGAAGAGGATCAACAGGATCGTCGCAGCGACGATGTCGAAGATGCGTTTGACCACCGTCCGGACAGGCCCCTGCCGGAAGCCATCGCCGAAGATCAGCCAGCCGGCGCGCAGTGCATCGAGGCGAATCTGACCGAGCATGCGCTCGAAATGGCTCGACATGTCGAGCACCAGGACCCCGGAGAGACGGCAGTCGAGCAGCTCGCGCAGCGGCATGCGCCCACCGCGTCGCTCGCCGATTGCGACGACGATCTCATCGACCTTGAGCTCGCTGACGGCATCGACGAGGTTCTTTTCGCGCGGGATCAGCATCTCCTGCGGCACCATCACTTCCTCGCTCGGATGCCCCGGATAAAACCCGACGACACGCACCGTCTGGTCTTCCTTGCTCAACGACGCGGCGACGGTCTCCGCCTCCTTGCCGGCGCCGAAGATCAGGATGCGGTGCGTCACCAGCGCATGCTGTCGCCGATGGCTGGCCATCACGCGATAACTCAGCATGCCGAACAGCGCCGCCATGCCCGAAAGCTCGAACAGGGTACGGTCACCATTCACCGACGGCAGGATCAGGAAAATCAAATAGGCGACGGGAATCGACAGGTGCAACGCCAGCACCGCGCGTGCACGCGAATCCTCGATCGTCCGATCGTGGATGCGCTGATAGAAACCGAGCCAGGCATTGATCGCCAGCATCACCAGCGCCAGTATCGCCGCATAGGCGGCGACGAGACCGTAATCGACCGGCAGGCCGTTCTTGACCCACATCACGGCGATGATGATGCCGACGAAGACGAAACCGAAGTCGAAAATCACCTCGAGCAGGGTGTCGGGGCGAAACAGATGCCACATCGTCTTCAGCGACATGCCGGCTCCTCGGAAACAAACTATCGCAATGATACCCGATGCCCGAGGCATCAATGCGACAAGCGTAAATCTACACCCCTTGTCGCAAGGCTTCGGCAATATGCATACGGCTGACCTTGCGTGCCGGCAAGATCGAGGCAAGGACTGCAGCCAACAGCCCGGTGAGGAAAGCCAGACCGATCACCTCCGGCACAACCAACACTTTGGAGATGTAGCCCTGATCGGCATTGGGCGGTGGTGGCATCGGAATGCCGACTTGTGAGACCGACATCGCCAGCAGGACTCCGATCACGACCCCCAGCAGACTGCCGATCAATCCGAGGCAGACGCTTTCCGTCACGATCAAGCCGAACACCCGCGATGCGCGATTGCCCAGCGCAAGCATCGTGCCGAACTCGCTGACGCGTTCGAAGATGCCGATATTCACCGTGTTCGAGACTGAGAGCAGCAGCATCACCAGAATGATGGCAGTGAGAAATCCGAATTGCTGGCGATAAAGCGTCACGGTCTGGTTGTAGAACTCGTCGAGATCGAGCCAGGTACGCAATTCGAACTCTTTTCCGTCGAGCTGCCGACGCAAAGCTTCCGCTGCGCTGCCGGTGGCCGCAGTGTCTTTGAGCAGCAGGACGCCGAGATGCGCACCCGGTGTCGCCAGTAGCTCCTGTGCCGCCGCAAGCGAAATACGCACTGCACGCGCGTCGTAATCTTTCGAAAAGGTCTGGAAGACGCCGACGATTTCGAAATCGAGCAGGTTCGTCGCCCCGCCGGGTGTACTGACCAAGAGCGATGCCGTATCGCCAGCGCCGAGTTTCAGCGCCTTGGCGACGCCGGCGCCGATCATCATGCCAAAGCGGTCCTTGTCGGTCATCCGCCGCCCCGAAACCACTGTCAGATAACTCGCCAGCCGGGCCTCACGATCCGGCTCGACCCCCTCGCCGATGATCGGCCAATCGCTCCGGCCATTGCCCAGCAAGCCAGAAAAGCCGAGACGAAACATCACGTCGGCAACGCCATCCATCGCAGCCATTAGGCGACGTAGTCCTTCCACATCATCGATCAGGTAGTGCTCGGGCTGCTGGCTACCATATTCCCAATAACCGCGACGCGCCACCTGGATGTGCCCGGTGTTCGAGCGGATCGTCGCCTCGCCGGTCTCGATGATCGTATCTTCGATGAAACCGCCCGCCAGGATCAAGGCCACGACACCGAAGACGATCGAAGCCAGCGTCATCGCGGTGCGGCCGCGGTGACGGAAGATGTTGCGTAATGCCAGCTTCAGTAACCCTTGCATCGCGTACCTACTTGTTCTTGCGCAGCGCATCGACGATCATCATGCGTGAGGCTTTCCAAGCCGGATACAGACTCGCCAATACCGTCGTCATCACTGCGATGCCCAATGCCTCTGCCGCAATGGTCGGGGTCAGCAAAATCCGGGCGATGTAACCTCGAGTCAAACTGGGGGGCGGCGGCATCTCGATCTGCAATGCATCGACCCCGATGCTGGCCAACCACGCCAATAGCAACCCGCTGATGCCGCCCAGCAAGCCGATCAACGCGCCTTCGGCCAGGAACTGGCCCAGCACGGCACGCCGCCGCACCCCCAGCGCCAT
This genomic interval from Sulfuricystis multivorans contains the following:
- a CDS encoding TIGR03013 family XrtA/PEP-CTERM system glycosyltransferase, with translation MSLKTMWHLFRPDTLLEVIFDFGFVFVGIIIAVMWVKNGLPVDYGLVAAYAAILALVMLAINAWLGFYQRIHDRTIEDSRARAVLALHLSIPVAYLIFLILPSVNGDRTLFELSGMAALFGMLSYRVMASHRRQHALVTHRILIFGAGKEAETVAASLSKEDQTVRVVGFYPGHPSEEVMVPQEMLIPREKNLVDAVSELKVDEIVVAIGERRGGRMPLRELLDCRLSGVLVLDMSSHFERMLGQIRLDALRAGWLIFGDGFRQGPVRTVVKRIFDIVAATILLILFSPLMLLTALAIMIEDGFPILYRQERVGLSGRLFNVIKFRSMKKDAEKDGTPRWASKNDTRVTKVGRIIRKLRIDELPQLFSVLKGDMSMVGPRPERAYFVDQLTKEIPFYAVRHSVKPGVTGWAQVRYQYGASVDDAAQKLQYDLYYVKNHSLLLDLVILFETVGVVVGGKGAQ
- a CDS encoding HprK-related kinase A; translated protein: MSERKRLDDLSLETLQQLLASCGLVFSAPPFVFRLRAQVGELLPALRLAYGGYEILDEPAFIHFDLRVKPATGLRRWFKPLIELEFDGARPFAPLPRGQVFPLLEWAMNWCVTTSAQQYLMCHSAVLAQGEQALILPAPPGSGKSTLAAALMLSGWRLLSDELALLDPHAGRLEPFVRPVSLKNASIGIIGGHFPEAIFTPAVQDTVKGTVAHLRPTAHSMMGNREKAVPRWLVFPRFVAGVSWSLVPLGRPEAAIELAKNAFNLPVLGRPGFAALADMVGQCDCYSLEYGSLDEAIAGFAEIVEGSERGV
- a CDS encoding ABC transporter permease; the encoded protein is MQGLLKLALRNIFRHRGRTAMTLASIVFGVVALILAGGFIEDTIIETGEATIRSNTGHIQVARRGYWEYGSQQPEHYLIDDVEGLRRLMAAMDGVADVMFRLGFSGLLGNGRSDWPIIGEGVEPDREARLASYLTVVSGRRMTDKDRFGMMIGAGVAKALKLGAGDTASLLVSTPGGATNLLDFEIVGVFQTFSKDYDARAVRISLAAAQELLATPGAHLGVLLLKDTAATGSAAEALRRQLDGKEFELRTWLDLDEFYNQTVTLYRQQFGFLTAIILVMLLLSVSNTVNIGIFERVSEFGTMLALGNRASRVFGLIVTESVCLGLIGSLLGVVIGVLLAMSVSQVGIPMPPPPNADQGYISKVLVVPEVIGLAFLTGLLAAVLASILPARKVSRMHIAEALRQGV
- a CDS encoding transglycosylase SLT domain-containing protein, which produces MRSFAFLRFWPVAAMALGAVFPAPTLAAGPEAEHWRQLREEARAYEHGEGVAKDPMKAYTLYCAAAKAGDPEARYSLGWMIANGRGVPRDDALAAYFFALAAEQGHEPSRRMLRFVGTPTDQIPECLRDPPAAAEQDDDIEFASEQQRQFAELVKRLAPEYGIEPRLALAIARTESNFNPRAVSPKNAQGLMQLIPETAARFNVKKPFDPEQNVRGGLAYLRWLLAYFRGDVALAAAAYNAGEGAVNRHLGIPPFAETREYVKRILEFFRRQEHPYDASVTDPSPELPKILRRLSRVRS
- a CDS encoding S1C family serine protease produces the protein MKPRLPGQLLFALLCCLMLALPARAGLPDTIERIKPSLVVIGLFNKLKSPAFQMRGTGFAVGDGRLIATNAHVVPEITASDTGEDQLAVLARFGSERRVIPARLVARDADHDLALLRFDGPPLTTVTLGDSDAVREGQAIAFSGFPIGSVLGFSPVTHRGIVSSITPISVPGNNAHQLKAQSIRSLRSGSFPIFQLDATAYPGNSGGPLFDADSGEVVGIINMVFIKTTKESILEKPSGISYAIPAKHLAELLRNSETRR
- a CDS encoding nucleotidyltransferase domain-containing protein, with protein sequence MFEHNLLLKALIEPEAARCWSAADWGLAIRQARTANLVAALAVRLQESPISIEIPSLAQPIFSAARQTIAHRNETVLWECRQIALALEPIGVMPILLKGAAYVADGLPLAHHRHFGDIDVMVPRARLGEVETQLMTYGWLTTTSDAYDQRYYRQWMHEVPPLRQIHRGTTLDLHHALTPLTARYRADTTAVFAATRPAGALAGVLVLSDEDQFLHAAVHLFAEGEADAALRNLYDLVELLKSRQAESADFVTRLVARAQIIGLERPLFLAVHFLRRVFQLEGLEKAERDLADACPSLPVLRAMHALYAPLLQGIHPSVRSRGFALAKQTLYLRGHWLRMPLRLLLPHLLRKSWRALRQESETVS